The following proteins are co-located in the Sphingomonas panacis genome:
- a CDS encoding NADPH-dependent FMN reductase, whose product MSDRVLIFYGSYRADRQGIKLARFLVDGFAARGADVELIDAKAIDLPMLDRMYKEYPPGTAPAKLEALAGKIRAADAFVFVTGEYNWGVQPGLKNLTDHFLEEWFWRPAAIASYSAGRLAGVRAGTAWHGTLSEMGMVVISSTLAVGGIGGAFDAEGVPTGEGGSAAARAFPRFADDLAWWTEAARAQRARRDPPY is encoded by the coding sequence ATGAGCGACCGCGTCCTGATCTTCTACGGATCGTATCGGGCCGATCGGCAGGGCATCAAGCTGGCGCGCTTCCTGGTCGATGGCTTCGCGGCGCGCGGGGCCGATGTCGAGCTGATCGACGCCAAGGCGATCGACCTGCCGATGCTCGACCGGATGTACAAGGAGTATCCGCCCGGCACCGCGCCAGCCAAGCTGGAAGCGCTGGCGGGCAAGATCCGCGCGGCGGACGCGTTCGTGTTCGTCACCGGCGAATATAATTGGGGCGTCCAGCCGGGCCTCAAGAACCTGACTGATCATTTCCTGGAGGAATGGTTCTGGCGGCCGGCCGCGATCGCCAGCTATTCGGCGGGGCGGCTTGCCGGTGTGCGTGCGGGGACGGCGTGGCACGGCACCCTTTCGGAAATGGGGATGGTGGTGATCTCCAGCACGCTCGCCGTCGGCGGCATCGGCGGGGCGTTCGATGCCGAGGGTGTACCGACAGGTGAGGGCGGTTCCGCCGCCGCGCGCGCCTTCCCGCGCTTCGCCGACGATCTGGCGTGGTGGACCGAGGCGGCACGCGCACAGCGCGCGCGGCGCGATCCGCCATATTGA
- a CDS encoding FABP family protein, giving the protein MPIFPEDVFTEPTDVDPDTLANLGPLRRLAGGWQARKGVDLNPKADGPERRAFIETIQFDPIDPQANGPQLLYGLRYHIHITTEEEDITFHDQVGYWLWEPKTGVVMQTLAIPRGQVALAGGQARPDDDRIVVKAERGQTEYGICSTAFLEYAFRTDSYQIEVVFNPDGTWSYTTDTMLTVHGQDAPFAHRDQNTLSRISDPKPNPWKAILDARAAKT; this is encoded by the coding sequence ATGCCGATTTTCCCCGAAGATGTCTTCACCGAGCCGACCGACGTCGATCCCGATACGCTCGCCAATCTCGGTCCCTTGCGGCGGCTCGCGGGCGGGTGGCAGGCGCGCAAGGGCGTCGATCTGAACCCCAAGGCGGATGGCCCCGAGCGGCGCGCGTTCATCGAGACGATCCAGTTCGACCCGATCGACCCGCAGGCGAACGGCCCGCAACTGCTCTACGGCCTGCGCTATCACATCCACATCACCACCGAGGAAGAGGATATCACCTTCCACGATCAGGTCGGCTATTGGTTGTGGGAGCCGAAGACCGGTGTGGTGATGCAGACGCTCGCGATTCCGCGCGGGCAGGTCGCGCTCGCGGGCGGGCAGGCGAGACCCGATGACGACCGGATCGTCGTCAAGGCCGAGCGCGGCCAGACCGAATATGGCATCTGCTCGACCGCGTTCCTCGAATATGCGTTCCGCACCGACAGCTACCAGATCGAAGTGGTGTTCAACCCTGACGGCACGTGGAGCTACACCACCGACACGATGTTGACGGTCCACGGTCAGGACGCGCCATTCGCGCACCGCGACCAGAACACGCTCTCGCGGATCAGCGATCCCAAGCCCAATCCGTGGAAAGCGATCCTCGACGCGAGGGCCGCCAAGACATGA
- a CDS encoding UBP-type zinc finger domain-containing protein — translation MTSCQHSATITDVTPSAKGCEECLKTGDWWVHLRLCRACGHVGCCDQSPNRHATAHYHATHHPIIEGYDPPEGWGWCYVDEIEIDLPDQTPQLGPIPRYY, via the coding sequence ATGACCAGTTGCCAGCACAGCGCCACGATCACCGACGTAACGCCCAGCGCCAAAGGCTGCGAGGAATGCCTCAAGACCGGTGACTGGTGGGTCCATCTGCGGCTGTGTCGCGCCTGCGGACACGTCGGCTGTTGCGACCAGTCGCCCAACCGCCACGCCACCGCGCACTACCACGCGACTCATCACCCGATCATCGAGGGCTATGATCCGCCCGAAGGCTGGGGCTGGTGCTATGTCGACGAGATCGAGATCGACCTGCCCGACCAGACGCCGCAACTTGGACCTATACCGAGATATTATTGA
- a CDS encoding NADH:flavin oxidoreductase/NADH oxidase, translating to MSGPKLFEPFTLGGLTLENRIVIAPMCQYSAVGGCMNDWHVIHLGQLALSGAALLTIEATAVVPEGRISYGDVGLWGEATEAAMARTLESVRRHSDMPIALQLSHAGRKASTELPWLGGKQIPPGTENGWQTYAPSPLPFAASDTPPLALDHADLKRLRDAFAAAAKRAARIGIDAIQLHGAHGYLLHQFLSPLSNQREDEYGGSLENRLRFPLEVFDAVRDAFPAHKPVTMRVSGSDWVAGGWDAEQTIAFAQALEAHGCAAIHVSSGGLDPRQAIPVGPNYQVPLARAVKQAVAIPVVAVGLITEPEQAEAIVATGDADLIALARGILYDPRWPWHAAAALGATVTAPNQYLRSQPRQYRDLLKGRD from the coding sequence ATGAGCGGCCCCAAACTTTTCGAACCCTTCACCCTCGGCGGGCTCACGCTCGAAAACCGCATCGTCATCGCGCCGATGTGCCAATATTCGGCGGTCGGTGGCTGCATGAACGACTGGCACGTCATCCATCTCGGCCAGCTCGCGTTATCGGGCGCGGCGCTGCTGACGATCGAGGCGACGGCGGTGGTGCCGGAGGGGCGCATCTCCTACGGCGACGTCGGCCTCTGGGGCGAAGCGACCGAGGCGGCGATGGCGCGAACTCTGGAAAGCGTTCGCCGCCACTCGGACATGCCGATCGCGCTGCAACTCTCGCACGCCGGGCGCAAAGCCTCGACCGAGCTGCCGTGGCTCGGCGGCAAGCAGATCCCGCCCGGCACCGAGAACGGCTGGCAGACCTATGCCCCCTCGCCTTTGCCCTTCGCGGCCAGCGACACCCCGCCGCTCGCGCTCGACCACGCCGATCTCAAGCGCCTGCGCGATGCGTTCGCGGCGGCGGCGAAGCGCGCGGCGCGGATCGGCATCGACGCGATCCAGCTCCACGGCGCGCACGGCTACCTGCTCCACCAGTTCCTCTCGCCGCTCTCCAACCAGCGCGAGGACGAGTATGGCGGCAGCCTCGAAAACCGGCTGCGCTTCCCGCTCGAAGTGTTCGATGCGGTGCGGGACGCCTTCCCCGCGCACAAGCCGGTGACGATGCGAGTCTCGGGCAGCGACTGGGTGGCGGGCGGCTGGGATGCCGAGCAGACCATCGCCTTCGCGCAGGCGCTCGAAGCGCACGGCTGCGCCGCGATTCACGTGTCGAGCGGCGGCCTCGATCCGCGCCAGGCGATCCCGGTCGGCCCCAACTATCAGGTGCCGCTCGCCCGCGCGGTCAAACAGGCGGTGGCGATCCCGGTCGTCGCGGTCGGCCTCATCACCGAACCCGAGCAGGCCGAAGCGATCGTCGCCACCGGCGACGCCGACCTGATCGCGCTCGCCCGCGGCATCCTCTACGATCCGCGCTGGCCGTGGCACGCCGCAGCGGCACTCGGCGCGACGGTGACCGCGCCGAACCAGTATCTGCGCTCGCAACCGCGCCAGTATCGCGATTTGTTGAAGGGGCGGGACTGA
- a CDS encoding DUF3857 domain-containing protein: protein MIRRLVFVALASISGVAHAGDKPLYAPVPDWVKPGPAIDASAIKDGDPVLLSIDTQQRMKDGQVWGYVESVTRAASQQVLDTIGTIKLPWSPEKGDLIVHKIEIVRGTEHIDLLASGNKFSVLRREEGLEQRVLNGILTATMPVEGLRVGDILHIAVSITQKDGTLGGNMQTISGVVSDPFRIQFARIRLLWPAGDKVAWKTNATGVAPQITDANGYHQVEIRMPLAKQADMPNDAPLRYRAPKLIEASSFADWAAVSKTMAPLYRTEGLIAPGTPLAAEVARIKAAETDPLRRAELALELVQGKVRYLFKGMDGGNYVPQAPADTWSSRYGDCKAKTLLLLALLREFGITAEPILANSQLGDMVPDHLPLPGAFDHVLVHATIGDDQLWLDGTSSGARLVDIHDTPPFGWVLPVRPEGAALLKIAYHPAARPDIRVDLALDERTGVGMPAPFKIAAVYRGPIAQVIHAAAQQASKDDLDTFTAQQLGGFYGSGKIVTRALNYDEATGEVSLSATGIAYPDWKREEQRYRVTLDKSVSSITFAPDRARQAWRDIPVLAGTDGNLLSRTTITLPDQGAGFTLDGDQTLATTLAGLRIDRTSTLAGETLTIEDKVRGTRAEIAVADIASARASVTTAKSHLLRVQAPTAYPAQWQVVEAGKRNHRFDAVLALYQADIAARPDKAEALTDLAWFHERMYQRREAIADLTKAIALDRTADSYTWRGRLQSELGDRAAAVADLTEALKLDPGSTDAADAMARIVAARGDTDAAVTLLDERIGAGGEKKNDFLATKAEVLARGGRKDDAISAIDQAVAASPGNPNILNARCWVKGILNTALDTALKDCTRAIELGDSATAALDSRAMIYFRLSQFDNALADLDAALDLDPTLAPSLFMRGVVHKRMGDTKGSQSDLAAARMILPTVEQDYAKLGIAP from the coding sequence ATGATCCGTCGGCTTGTTTTCGTGGCGTTGGCCTCGATCAGCGGAGTCGCTCACGCGGGCGACAAGCCGCTTTACGCACCGGTGCCCGATTGGGTGAAGCCGGGGCCGGCAATCGATGCGAGTGCGATCAAGGACGGAGACCCGGTCTTACTGTCGATCGATACGCAGCAACGCATGAAGGACGGTCAAGTCTGGGGCTATGTTGAGTCCGTCACGCGTGCCGCTTCCCAGCAGGTGCTCGACACGATCGGAACGATCAAGCTGCCGTGGTCGCCCGAAAAGGGCGATTTGATCGTCCACAAGATCGAGATCGTGCGCGGAACCGAGCATATCGATTTGCTCGCGAGCGGTAATAAATTCTCGGTGCTGCGGCGCGAGGAGGGGCTGGAGCAGCGTGTGCTCAACGGCATCCTGACCGCGACGATGCCGGTGGAGGGCCTTCGCGTCGGCGATATCCTGCACATCGCGGTGTCGATCACGCAGAAGGACGGGACGCTTGGCGGCAACATGCAGACGATTAGTGGCGTTGTGTCCGATCCGTTCCGCATCCAGTTCGCGCGCATACGGCTGCTTTGGCCGGCGGGTGACAAGGTGGCCTGGAAGACCAATGCGACCGGCGTAGCCCCGCAGATCACCGACGCGAACGGCTATCATCAGGTCGAAATCCGGATGCCGCTCGCCAAACAGGCTGACATGCCCAACGACGCGCCGTTGCGCTATCGCGCGCCGAAACTGATCGAGGCCTCCAGCTTCGCCGATTGGGCGGCGGTTTCGAAGACGATGGCGCCGCTATATCGAACCGAGGGGCTGATCGCACCAGGCACGCCGCTCGCTGCCGAGGTCGCTCGAATCAAGGCGGCGGAGACCGATCCGCTCCGGCGCGCCGAACTCGCGCTTGAACTGGTGCAAGGCAAGGTGCGCTATTTGTTCAAGGGTATGGACGGCGGCAACTACGTACCGCAGGCGCCTGCGGACACATGGTCGTCGCGCTACGGCGATTGCAAGGCGAAGACGCTTCTGCTGCTCGCCTTGCTGCGCGAATTCGGCATCACCGCCGAGCCGATCCTTGCGAACAGCCAGCTTGGCGACATGGTGCCCGACCATCTCCCGCTGCCGGGCGCGTTCGATCACGTCCTGGTTCATGCGACGATCGGCGATGACCAACTCTGGCTGGACGGGACGAGCAGCGGCGCACGGCTCGTCGATATTCACGATACGCCGCCGTTCGGTTGGGTGCTGCCGGTGCGGCCCGAGGGCGCTGCGCTGCTGAAGATCGCGTATCATCCTGCGGCACGTCCCGATATCCGAGTCGATCTCGCACTCGACGAGCGAACCGGGGTGGGGATGCCGGCGCCGTTCAAGATCGCGGCTGTCTATCGCGGCCCGATTGCTCAGGTGATCCACGCCGCCGCGCAACAAGCGAGTAAGGATGATCTCGACACCTTCACCGCGCAGCAGCTCGGCGGCTTTTACGGCAGCGGCAAGATCGTCACGCGCGCGTTGAACTATGACGAGGCGACTGGCGAAGTGTCTTTGAGCGCCACCGGTATTGCCTATCCCGACTGGAAGCGGGAGGAGCAACGCTATCGCGTGACTCTCGACAAAAGCGTCAGCTCGATCACCTTCGCTCCCGATCGGGCGCGTCAGGCCTGGCGCGATATTCCGGTACTGGCGGGCACCGACGGCAACCTGCTGTCGCGCACCACCATCACATTGCCCGATCAGGGCGCCGGTTTCACGCTCGACGGCGACCAGACGTTGGCCACCACGCTGGCTGGATTGCGGATCGACCGCACCTCGACCCTTGCCGGCGAAACGTTGACGATCGAGGACAAGGTGCGCGGCACCCGTGCCGAAATCGCGGTCGCCGATATCGCATCGGCGCGCGCGAGCGTCACAACGGCGAAATCGCATCTGCTCCGTGTCCAGGCGCCGACCGCGTATCCGGCACAATGGCAGGTGGTCGAGGCGGGCAAGCGCAATCACCGCTTCGATGCGGTGCTGGCGCTGTACCAGGCCGACATCGCCGCGCGGCCCGACAAGGCGGAGGCGCTGACCGATCTCGCATGGTTCCATGAAAGGATGTACCAGCGACGCGAGGCGATTGCCGATCTCACCAAGGCGATCGCGCTCGATCGCACGGCGGACAGCTATACGTGGCGCGGTCGGCTTCAATCCGAGCTGGGCGATCGCGCGGCGGCCGTCGCGGATCTCACCGAGGCCCTGAAACTTGATCCCGGCTCGACGGACGCCGCCGATGCCATGGCGCGCATCGTCGCGGCGCGCGGGGACACGGACGCGGCCGTCACGCTTCTTGACGAGCGGATCGGGGCTGGCGGCGAGAAGAAGAACGATTTTCTCGCCACCAAGGCGGAGGTGCTGGCGCGCGGCGGACGAAAGGACGATGCAATCAGCGCGATTGACCAGGCCGTCGCGGCCAGCCCCGGCAATCCCAACATCCTCAATGCCCGCTGCTGGGTGAAAGGCATCCTCAACACCGCGCTAGACACCGCGCTCAAGGATTGCACGCGCGCGATCGAACTGGGCGATTCCGCGACGGCGGCGCTCGACAGCCGGGCGATGATCTATTTTCGGCTCAGCCAGTTCGACAACGCTCTCGCCGATCTCGATGCGGCGCTCGATCTCGATCCGACGCTGGCGCCCAGCCTGTTCATGCGCGGGGTGGTTCACAAACGGATGGGCGATACGAAAGGCAGCCAGTCCGATCTTGCAGCGGCGCGCATGATATTGCCGACTGTCGAGCAGGATTACGCGAAGCTTGGAATCGCGCCGTAG
- the uvrC gene encoding excinuclease ABC subunit UvrC gives MSVPNAPDRFNEEKSTYTVRGSDTPDLEAGVAAIRNVLKTLPVRPGVYRMQDARGDVLYVGKAKALKNRVTNYTQIDRLSKRLQRMVAQTRSMTIVTTNNEAEALLLEAQLIKRYRPAYNVLLRDDKSFPFILLRADHDYPRIQKHRGARKIKGDYYGPFASAGSVNTTLNALQKLFLLRSCTDSFFKTRDRPCLLYQIKRCSAPCVERIAREPYLELVADAKAFLAGKSTEVQAKLGKQMEAAAEAMDFELAAILRDRLRALTFIQGSQAINAEGVGDADIFAMACKQGVIGIQAFFIRGGQNWGHRSFFPAHTADVPEDEVLTSFLTQFYEEVPPAKTVFIDRELPEAALLAEVMSTQAGRKVELSVPQRGTRRRLLDQATRNAEEALDRRLAESTTQAKLLREVAELFGLGEPPDRIEIYDNSHIQGTAALGAMVVAGPEGFRKGQYRKFNIKTAATNDDFAMMREVFQRRFARAQNEDPDRDSGDWPDLVLIDGGRGQLNAVKEVLEDMGIEDVCLVGIAKGPHHGRDGREVFHMLDGREFQLPVNAPVLFYLQRLRDEVHRFAIGAHRDKRSKAIGASPLDEVPGIGPARKKALLMHFGTARAVRGASLEDLQKAPGVSQAVAQQVYDFFHVN, from the coding sequence ATGTCCGTGCCCAACGCTCCCGATCGCTTCAACGAAGAGAAATCGACCTACACCGTTCGCGGTTCCGATACGCCCGATCTCGAAGCGGGCGTAGCCGCGATCCGCAACGTGTTGAAAACGCTGCCAGTCCGCCCCGGCGTGTACCGCATGCAGGATGCGCGCGGCGACGTGCTGTATGTCGGCAAGGCCAAGGCGCTCAAGAACCGCGTCACCAATTACACGCAGATCGACCGGCTCTCGAAGCGGCTCCAGCGGATGGTCGCGCAGACCCGGTCGATGACGATCGTCACCACCAACAACGAGGCCGAGGCGCTGCTGCTCGAGGCGCAGCTCATCAAGCGCTACCGGCCCGCCTACAACGTGCTGCTGCGCGATGACAAATCGTTCCCGTTCATCCTGTTACGCGCGGATCATGACTATCCGCGCATCCAGAAGCATCGCGGCGCACGCAAGATCAAAGGCGATTATTACGGCCCGTTCGCCAGCGCCGGATCGGTCAACACCACGCTCAACGCGCTCCAGAAGCTGTTCCTGCTGCGCTCCTGCACCGACAGTTTCTTCAAGACGCGCGACCGGCCCTGCCTGCTCTATCAGATCAAGCGCTGTTCGGCGCCCTGCGTCGAGCGGATCGCGCGCGAGCCGTATCTGGAGCTGGTCGCGGACGCCAAGGCGTTCCTGGCCGGCAAATCGACCGAGGTTCAGGCCAAGCTCGGCAAGCAGATGGAAGCGGCAGCCGAAGCGATGGACTTTGAACTCGCCGCGATCCTGCGCGACCGGCTGCGCGCGCTCACCTTCATTCAGGGCAGTCAGGCGATCAACGCGGAAGGGGTCGGCGATGCCGACATCTTCGCGATGGCGTGCAAGCAGGGTGTGATCGGCATCCAGGCGTTCTTCATCCGTGGCGGGCAGAATTGGGGCCACCGGAGCTTCTTCCCAGCGCACACCGCCGACGTGCCCGAGGATGAGGTGCTGACCAGCTTCCTCACCCAATTCTATGAGGAAGTGCCGCCCGCGAAGACCGTGTTTATCGACCGCGAGTTGCCGGAGGCCGCCTTGCTGGCGGAGGTGATGAGCACGCAAGCGGGCCGCAAGGTCGAACTGTCGGTGCCCCAACGCGGCACGCGGCGGCGGCTGCTCGATCAGGCCACGCGCAACGCCGAGGAAGCGCTCGACCGCCGCCTCGCCGAAAGCACGACTCAAGCGAAGCTGCTACGCGAGGTCGCCGAACTGTTCGGGCTGGGCGAACCGCCCGACCGGATCGAGATCTACGATAACAGTCACATCCAAGGCACCGCCGCGCTCGGCGCGATGGTGGTCGCCGGGCCGGAGGGGTTCCGCAAGGGCCAGTATCGCAAGTTCAACATCAAGACGGCCGCGACCAACGACGATTTCGCGATGATGCGCGAGGTGTTCCAGCGCCGCTTCGCCCGTGCGCAGAACGAAGACCCCGATCGCGATTCGGGCGACTGGCCCGATCTGGTGCTGATCGACGGCGGGCGCGGGCAGCTCAACGCGGTGAAGGAAGTGCTGGAGGACATGGGCATCGAGGATGTTTGCCTCGTCGGCATCGCCAAGGGGCCGCACCACGGCCGCGACGGGCGCGAGGTGTTCCACATGCTCGACGGGCGCGAGTTCCAGTTGCCGGTCAACGCGCCGGTTTTGTTCTACCTCCAGCGGCTCCGCGACGAAGTCCACCGCTTCGCGATCGGCGCGCACCGCGACAAGCGCAGCAAGGCGATCGGCGCCAGCCCGCTCGACGAGGTGCCCGGCATCGGCCCGGCGCGCAAGAAGGCGCTGCTGATGCATTTCGGCACGGCACGGGCTGTGCGCGGGGCGAGCCTGGAGGATTTGCAGAAGGCGCCGGGGGTTTCGCAGGCGGTGGCGCAGCAGGTGTATGATTTCTTCCACGTTAATTGA
- a CDS encoding ISAs1 family transposase: protein MRGFREVFDVVPDPRRSNSSHALPDILLIAFAALLCGAETCVDIAEFGEAKRDCLGQFLKLDHGTPSHDTFSRVFRTLDPPSFERAFQRFVSAFAATLERQGIAGPIIAIDGKSLRGAVDSARRTMPLHLVSAWAADHRLVLSQCRAHNRSEVTAAREIIALLDLTGCTVTADALHASRRTVSAIRARGGDYALIIKGNRGPLHAAIRDLLADPDAAQAASTSETAHGRYEERRAWVVPAPADWADRYGFEGLGAIVRIDSLRRVKGEEQTDTRYAILSRFLPPREALRVIRAHWTIENQQHWLLDVAFGEDRIHTRSDHCAENLALLRRLALNLLQHDPRKLSIRAKIKRAGWDDHYLATLLRQMR, encoded by the coding sequence ATGCGCGGGTTCCGTGAGGTGTTCGATGTCGTGCCGGACCCACGACGTTCGAACAGCAGCCATGCTTTGCCGGATATCTTGCTGATCGCGTTCGCCGCGCTGCTGTGTGGGGCCGAGACATGCGTCGATATCGCCGAGTTCGGCGAGGCGAAGCGGGACTGTCTTGGCCAGTTCCTGAAGCTGGATCATGGAACGCCGAGCCACGACACGTTCAGCCGGGTCTTTCGCACGCTCGATCCGCCGTCGTTCGAGCGGGCGTTTCAGCGCTTCGTCAGTGCTTTTGCCGCAACGCTGGAGCGCCAGGGGATCGCCGGGCCAATCATTGCCATCGACGGCAAGTCGTTGCGGGGGGCCGTCGATAGCGCGCGCCGCACCATGCCTTTGCATCTGGTGAGCGCCTGGGCGGCCGATCATCGGCTGGTGCTGAGCCAGTGCCGCGCGCATAATCGCAGCGAAGTCACCGCGGCCCGCGAGATCATCGCCCTGCTCGACCTGACCGGCTGTACGGTTACCGCCGATGCGCTGCATGCCAGCCGCCGGACGGTCTCGGCGATACGGGCGCGCGGTGGCGACTATGCTCTGATCATCAAAGGCAATCGCGGACCGCTGCACGCCGCGATCCGGGATCTGCTCGCCGATCCCGACGCCGCACAGGCTGCCAGCACCAGCGAGACCGCGCATGGCAGATACGAAGAGCGGCGGGCATGGGTCGTCCCCGCGCCCGCCGACTGGGCCGATCGATATGGCTTCGAGGGTCTGGGCGCCATCGTGCGGATCGACAGTCTGCGCCGCGTCAAAGGCGAGGAGCAAACCGACACCCGCTATGCCATCCTCTCCCGCTTCCTGCCGCCGCGCGAGGCGCTTCGGGTGATCAGGGCACACTGGACGATCGAGAATCAGCAACACTGGCTGCTCGATGTCGCCTTCGGCGAAGATCGCATCCACACCCGATCCGATCACTGCGCCGAAAACCTCGCCCTCCTGCGAAGGCTCGCCCTCAACCTTCTCCAGCACGATCCAAGAAAGCTTTCCATCCGCGCCAAAATCAAACGCGCCGGATGGGATGACCACTACCTCGCAACCCTCCTCCGCCAAATGCGATAG
- the trxA gene encoding thioredoxin TrxA has product MATKQITDSSFDTDVLKADGPVLVDFWAEWCGPCKMIGPSLEEISEELGEQVTITKLNIDENPDAPGKYGVRGIPTMILFKNGVPAATKVGAEPKGRLKAWLEGELA; this is encoded by the coding sequence ATGGCCACCAAGCAGATCACCGATTCGAGCTTCGATACCGATGTCCTCAAGGCCGACGGCCCCGTGCTGGTCGATTTCTGGGCGGAATGGTGCGGGCCGTGCAAGATGATCGGGCCGAGCCTCGAAGAGATTTCCGAGGAACTCGGCGAGCAGGTGACGATCACCAAGCTCAACATCGACGAGAATCCGGATGCGCCGGGCAAGTACGGCGTGCGCGGTATCCCGACGATGATCCTGTTCAAGAACGGCGTGCCAGCCGCCACCAAGGTCGGCGCCGAGCCCAAGGGTCGGCTGAAGGCGTGGCTCGAAGGCGAACTGGCCTAA